The Planctomycetaceae bacterium DNA window CGGAGCGAGTTCGCATTGCCGACGTGGCCCAGCCGAAAGTGTCGTACAACAACTTTCGAGCGAACCTGATCGCGGCCCGCGGCAACGTCCTGCAGACCGAGGCCGCGCTGCGAAACATGCTGGGACTGCCGCCCGAGGACGGTTCCCGCATTGTTCCGTCGACACCGCCCACGCGCGATCGAGTCGAGTTTCACTGGGAAGAACTGATCGACACGGCTCAGATCAGACGTCCGGATCTGATTGAGTTGAACCTGATCCTGCTGGCCGATCAGCAGCGGCTTGTTCAGGCCAGAAACGTGGCTCAACCGACGCTGAATGCCGTGGGAGTCCAGAGCTGGAACGGTCTGACAGGCAGAACAGCCGGCACGACGTTTGGTTCCGAACTCAACGACAACCCAAGCTGGACTCTGGGAGTAACATTTCAGGTGCCACTGGGACTGCGGCAGGCTCGCGCGGCGGCCCGGTCGTCGGAACTGCTCATCGCGCGAGACCGCGCGAACATCGCTCAGGGAATCCATCAGGTCGAACACCAACTGGCGACAACCGTTCGAAGTCTCGACCAGGCTTACCTGCAGTACGAAGCGTTTCGTGAAGTCCGCCAGGCAGCCAGCGTCAACCTGGAAGTTCAGTTTGCGGAAGAACAGGTCGGACGCGTCATCTTTCTGAACGTGCTGCAGGCGATCAACGACTGGGGCAACTCCGTCGCATCCGAAGCATCGGCACTGACGCAGTACAATTCTCAGCTTGCAACGCTGGAGCGCCAGACCGGAACGGTTCTGGAAGTTCACGGTGTCACGTTTGTCGAAGAACGCTTCGCCGCCATCGGACCGCACGGACGACACTTCGAACCGGACTGCTACCCGCGCGATCTGCGAGCCGCCGATTCCGCTCCGCGCTACGAAGACTCCGGCGAAGCGGCCGAGGAATTCTTCGAACTCGACGACTACCCTCACCGCCGCCCGAAACCCGACCCGGTCGACGCGCCAGGTCCGCCGAGGGATGTCCCGGCCGAAGAACCCACCACCAGCGCGTCCTCCAGCCGGCACTTTTCCCTTCGAACCGTGCGAGACATTTTCCGCTGACCCGCGGCTGCAAACCCGGCAACACGCGAAGCAAGTACGTTCCGGCGGCCCGACGGACCCTGTCCTCTCTGACATCGCCCTTTCCACGGCGAATGGGCCACAGATTTCGCAGATGAACACAGATTCTGTCCGCGCCTGTCGACTGCGCCGCACGAGCATGTCATCTGTGTGAATCTGTGAAATCTGTGGCCAAGAACGCTTCGCAGGGTGCGAGTCGAAGCCTATTCGCCGGGCATCGGATACGGTTCCGCGAAGGCGGCGAATGCGCCCAGGCCGCCGTCGACTTCCAGGTCCGTGGCTGTGATGAATGACGCGGCGCAGCTACTGAGCCACAGGACAGCGGACGCGACTTCTTCCGGCTTTCCGATGCGGCCGATGGGGTGACGGTTCGCCAGTTCGGCGGCGCCGCCCTGAGCTTCCAGGCTGGCTCGCACCAGCGGCGTGTCAATGGCTCCCGGCGACACACTGACGACGCGAATGCCGTCGCGAGCGTACTCGATTCCCCATTGCCTGGCCTGCAGAATATTGGCCGCCTTGATCGGTCCGTACGCAGCAACCTGACGGGCCGTTCGGTGAGCCTGGCCGCTGGCCATGTTGACGATGACTCCCGCCTGTTGCCGTTTCATGTGCGGCACTGCGTGCTTCGCCAGCCAGGTGTAACCCGAAAAATTCACGTCCACCATCCGCTGCCACAGGTCCGACGGAAACTGATCCACAGGAACATAAGATTCCGGCGGCTGGATGGCGGCATTGTTGACCAGCACGTCCAGGGCTCCGTGCTGTTCGATGGTGAATTCCACGGCGTTACGGCAGTCTTCTTCCACGGACGTGTCGCCTCGCACGAAGTCGATTCCGTCGGGCAGATCGCCGGCGGCGGCATCATCGATATCCAGACACACAACGGCTGCGCCGGATTTCGCGAACGCTTCACAGATCGCTCGGCCAATCCCGGCGGCTCCGCCGCTGACCAGCACGACGCGGCCGGAATGATCGCAGGTGACTCGACCCAGGGGACGTGGTGTCGGCATTTGCGGGACCTTCTCGTCAGGAGGAATGATGGCGGGCGGAGCGTATCACGAGCCGAAAACCGCAGAAAGGCACCGCGACCGATGTCGCACCACTCAATCGTCGCACAGGTTCGGGGTCAAGTTTCGTGTTGCAATTCGGCAACGTTCCCGCCAACAGGTACGCGCGTCATGATTGAGCGGAAACCCGCCGTCGAGCATTTCGGGAACATGAATACCCCGGCCTTCGTGGAATTTCGAGGCAAGACTAGCAACGGTCGCCGCGTGTGTGCGACTGCGCGAAGTTGATCTGCTGAGATCGCCTTTCCTGATTCGAGCCATTCCATGCCGAACGTTGCACCATCGTCGAACTTCCGGGATCCGTTCGGATTGCTGGTCAGAATGCTGCGTTCCGGGAACCGGGCAGCCTATTCGGCTCTTCTGCACGAAGCCATGCGGATCGCGGCGATTCCGCTGGATGTGCTGCTGTCGGGAATGGAGAAGCGCTGCATTGATCGTGCAACGTCAAGCCGTCATCCGCTGCTGCTGATCGTCGGGCCTCCACGCAGCGGCACGACTCTGGTTTATCAGGCCCTGGCTCAGTATCTGGATGTTTCCGTCCCGACGAATCTGAGCGCCATGTTTCCTCGATCGCCTCTGACGGTATCGCGGCTGTTCCATCGGAAGCGCAGGGCGACGAAACCGGAGTTCCGCAACTTCTACGGTCAAACAGCCTCGCTTCACGGATCGAACGATGCGTTTCACCTGTGGAATCGCTGGCTGGGCGATGATCGGTACAACCCGGCGGCGGAGCTTTCGTCGTCGACGGTTGCCGACATGCAGAAAACGCTGGCCGCGTGGACGATCGCGTTTGACAGGCCGTTGCTGAACAAGAATAACCGCAACGCTGCCTGCATCGATCTGCTGGCTCGGCATCTGCCGAGCGGATATTTCATCGTGGTGCAGCGGCAACCGCTGTTTGTTGTGCAGTCGCTGATTAAGGCTCGCCGCCAGGTGCAGGGCGATTCCGGCACCGGCTGGGGGCTCCGCAGTCACACGACAACTGACGCTTCCGACCCGCTGGCCTATGTCGACGATGTCTGCGAACAGGTCATCACGATCGACGCGGAAATCGAACAGCAGCTTCGGCAGGTCGCATCCAATCGCGTCGTCCGGATTTCGTATGAAGAATTCTGCGAACACCCCGCGGAGATGATCGCGCATGTGGCGAACTCAATTCCCGGCGTGAAGCTGAACGACCAGATGCCGCTGGACAACCTGCCTGTTCTGCAGACATCCTCGCGCCTGACGCTCACGCCGGACGAACACGCTCGCGCCGTGGAACAACTGAAACTCGCTGCCGCGGCATCGGTGAGCGTCAAGCCGGCAGAGTTCTGCGCAAAGTAGACGCAACGGCTCGAAGTGCGACATCGCGGACTATGTTCACCGCGGCTACTCGGTGGCGGACTTCAGTTCGTCGGCCTGCTGCAGGATCGATTCCAGTTGCTCCACGCAGTACAGCATGGACATCACGGCCTGTTGGAAATTCGTGTGAGTCGACGCGGCCCAGGCGTCATCACGAAACGCCTCAGCCGCCGCACGCAGCTTTCCGATTTTCTTTCGAGCGAACCGGAAGTATGTCGCGGGATCTTCGATCTTGTTTTCAATCGCGCGGCTCATGTCAAACACGGCGCGAACGATCCCCATGAGTTCCGGATAGTCGTCCACTTCGTCCGAATGCTTGATGAACGTGCGCACCATCCAGGCATGCGCCATCGTTTTTTGAAAGCGGCTGGCCAGTTGTTCAAGACGTTCGTCGGACACGGCTGCGGGTCGGCGGGCAGGAAGATTGTGAATTGGCAACTCTGCGACGTCGCGCCACAGGACCGCTGGTTTCGCAGGCTGTTGATTCGGCCGTTATTCGTCGGAATCGGTGGAATGGTATTCGATCAGGCTGACCACCTGATGGTCACCCAGTCGTTCGCGTCCGCGCAGAAACGCCAGTTCGATCACAAAGGCGGCTCCCGCGATTTCGGCACCCAGGTTTTCCGCAAGTTTCAGGCAGGCTTCGATGGTGCCGCCGGTGGCCAGCAGGTCATCCACCAGCAGCACACGATCCCCCTTCTGGACGGCGTCGGTGTGCATTTCCAGCGTATCCATGCCGTATTCGAGTTCGTAAGAGAATTCATGGGTGTCGAACGGCAGCTTTCCCGGTTTTC harbors:
- a CDS encoding sulfotransferase encodes the protein MPNVAPSSNFRDPFGLLVRMLRSGNRAAYSALLHEAMRIAAIPLDVLLSGMEKRCIDRATSSRHPLLLIVGPPRSGTTLVYQALAQYLDVSVPTNLSAMFPRSPLTVSRLFHRKRRATKPEFRNFYGQTASLHGSNDAFHLWNRWLGDDRYNPAAELSSSTVADMQKTLAAWTIAFDRPLLNKNNRNAACIDLLARHLPSGYFIVVQRQPLFVVQSLIKARRQVQGDSGTGWGLRSHTTTDASDPLAYVDDVCEQVITIDAEIEQQLRQVASNRVVRISYEEFCEHPAEMIAHVANSIPGVKLNDQMPLDNLPVLQTSSRLTLTPDEHARAVEQLKLAAAASVSVKPAEFCAK
- a CDS encoding adenine phosphoribosyltransferase, with the translated sequence MSSHLNLKEHVRSIPDFPSQGIMFRDITPMLKSAVAMKEVIRRMADPFRGTGITTVIAAEARGFVFGVPLAMELDAGFVPVRKPGKLPFDTHEFSYELEYGMDTLEMHTDAVQKGDRVLLVDDLLATGGTIEACLKLAENLGAEIAGAAFVIELAFLRGRERLGDHQVVSLIEYHSTDSDE
- a CDS encoding SDR family oxidoreductase, producing MPTPRPLGRVTCDHSGRVVLVSGGAAGIGRAICEAFAKSGAAVVCLDIDDAAAGDLPDGIDFVRGDTSVEEDCRNAVEFTIEQHGALDVLVNNAAIQPPESYVPVDQFPSDLWQRMVDVNFSGYTWLAKHAVPHMKRQQAGVIVNMASGQAHRTARQVAAYGPIKAANILQARQWGIEYARDGIRVVSVSPGAIDTPLVRASLEAQGGAAELANRHPIGRIGKPEEVASAVLWLSSCAASFITATDLEVDGGLGAFAAFAEPYPMPGE
- a CDS encoding TolC family protein, giving the protein MRSACRQFAARIAFAFVVISAAWLPNPAFAQLRFDEQHSIRWHRPEEIVTFRRPANPVPVTVATVSDDAPERFLSLDEAIRIALQNSEVIRVLAGTAAVSSGSTIYDTAIATTPIDQAVGRFDPVFFANSNWRKSEQPGQLRSGGNDLSIGLNQTNRLGGVAGLTFGNNFSYGSGALPFSTTQRPSLELSYTQPLLSGAGRAANEAPIVIARLQQDQSYFQFKDSMQELVRGVVAAYWNLVQARTELWAREKQVEQADFALERAEAQFRAERVRIADVAQPKVSYNNFRANLIAARGNVLQTEAALRNMLGLPPEDGSRIVPSTPPTRDRVEFHWEELIDTAQIRRPDLIELNLILLADQQRLVQARNVAQPTLNAVGVQSWNGLTGRTAGTTFGSELNDNPSWTLGVTFQVPLGLRQARAAARSSELLIARDRANIAQGIHQVEHQLATTVRSLDQAYLQYEAFREVRQAASVNLEVQFAEEQVGRVIFLNVLQAINDWGNSVASEASALTQYNSQLATLERQTGTVLEVHGVTFVEERFAAIGPHGRHFEPDCYPRDLRAADSAPRYEDSGEAAEEFFELDDYPHRRPKPDPVDAPGPPRDVPAEEPTTSASSSRHFSLRTVRDIFR
- a CDS encoding amidohydrolase, whose amino-acid sequence is MSDERLEQLASRFQKTMAHAWMVRTFIKHSDEVDDYPELMGIVRAVFDMSRAIENKIEDPATYFRFARKKIGKLRAAAEAFRDDAWAASTHTNFQQAVMSMLYCVEQLESILQQADELKSATE